A stretch of Polypterus senegalus isolate Bchr_013 chromosome 3, ASM1683550v1, whole genome shotgun sequence DNA encodes these proteins:
- the lyrm2 gene encoding LYR motif-containing protein 2, which translates to MAASMIPPAALNLKQFLQRQKVLSLYRSILRTIRKVPDKEDQQYLKNWAREEFKRNKNVKEEDVIRMMLTQGRRQLEDLTRTLQLAQSS; encoded by the exons ATGGCAGCTTCAATGATACCTCCGGCAGCTTTAAATCTTAAACAG TTTCTACAGCGTCAAAAGGTCCTCAGTTTGTACAGGAGTATTTTACGAACTATCAGAAAAGTTCCCGATAAAGAAGACCAGCAATATTTGAAAAATTGGGCAAGAGAAGAGTTCAAAAGGAATAAGAATGTCAAGGAAGAG GACGTAATTCGAATGATGCTCACTCAAGGCAGACGACAGCTTGAGGACCTTACTAGGACACTTCAGCTAGCTCAGAGCAGTTAA